In the genome of Pediococcus claussenii ATCC BAA-344, one region contains:
- a CDS encoding 6-phospho-beta-glucosidase, producing the protein MSKLPKNFLWGGAVAAHQLEGGWQEGGKGVSVADIMTAGANGVEREITDGVLPGKNYPNHDAIDFYHHYKEDVKLFAELGLKCFRTSIAWTRIFPNGDDAEPNEEGLKFYDDLFDECLKYGIEPVITLAHFEMPYNLVKKYNGFSDRKVIDYFVRFAEVCFRRYKDKVKYWMTFNEIDNQSSYDNDFLMATNSGLIFHDDEDREAAMYQAAHYELVASAKAVKLGHEINPDFKIGCMINFTPLYPLNSAPDNVMLSERLMQRRYWFSDVHVNGVYPENIEKYVIRKGFRKDITDEDRVALKEGTVDYVGFSYYNSMTVALPDGESIDGDLQPDELVVQNPYVKVSDWDWPIDPTGLRFSLNWLNDRYHLPLFIVENGLGAYDKVESDGSIHDPYRVAYLRAHIEEMEKAVDLDGVNLMGYTPWGFIDLVSAGTGQMSKRYGFIYVDKDDDGNGTLKRSKKDSFEWYQEVIKTNGEDLGEE; encoded by the coding sequence ATGTCAAAATTACCAAAAAACTTTTTGTGGGGTGGCGCTGTTGCTGCACATCAATTAGAAGGAGGATGGCAAGAAGGTGGGAAAGGTGTTAGTGTAGCTGACATTATGACTGCTGGTGCAAACGGAGTTGAACGTGAAATAACAGATGGTGTTCTTCCTGGTAAGAATTACCCTAACCATGATGCAATTGATTTTTACCATCATTATAAAGAGGATGTTAAGTTATTCGCTGAACTTGGCTTAAAGTGTTTTAGAACCTCAATTGCATGGACACGTATCTTTCCAAATGGCGATGATGCAGAACCAAATGAAGAGGGATTAAAATTCTATGATGACTTATTTGATGAATGCTTAAAGTATGGAATTGAACCAGTCATTACGCTTGCTCATTTTGAAATGCCATATAATTTGGTGAAAAAATATAATGGTTTTTCTGATCGTAAAGTGATCGACTATTTTGTTCGCTTCGCCGAAGTTTGCTTCAGACGGTATAAGGATAAAGTTAAATACTGGATGACATTTAACGAGATTGATAATCAGAGTTCGTACGATAATGATTTTTTAATGGCGACTAACTCAGGCTTGATTTTCCATGATGATGAAGATCGTGAAGCAGCAATGTACCAAGCAGCACATTATGAACTAGTGGCAAGTGCCAAAGCTGTGAAGTTAGGACATGAGATTAATCCAGATTTTAAAATTGGTTGCATGATTAACTTTACCCCGCTGTATCCATTGAATTCCGCACCAGATAACGTCATGCTTTCAGAACGTTTGATGCAACGTCGATACTGGTTCTCTGATGTTCATGTAAACGGTGTTTATCCAGAAAATATTGAAAAATACGTTATCCGAAAGGGGTTCCGTAAAGATATTACTGATGAGGACCGTGTAGCTTTAAAAGAAGGTACGGTTGACTACGTGGGGTTCAGCTATTATAACTCAATGACTGTTGCCCTTCCAGACGGAGAAAGTATTGATGGCGACCTACAACCTGATGAATTAGTAGTACAAAATCCATATGTTAAGGTCAGTGATTGGGACTGGCCAATTGATCCAACTGGACTACGTTTCTCACTGAACTGGTTGAATGACCGTTATCATTTGCCATTGTTTATCGTTGAAAATGGGTTAGGCGCCTATGACAAGGTTGAAAGTGACGGCAGTATTCATGACCCATATCGAGTTGCTTATCTTAGAGCGCACATTGAGGAAATGGAGAAAGCCGTTGATTTGGACGGCGTTAACTTAATGGGATACACACCATGGGGATTTATTGATCTTGTTTCCGCCGGAACGGGTCAAATGTCGAAACGTTATGGATTTATTTACGTTGATAAAGATGATGACGGTAACGGAACTTTGAAACGTTCCAAGAAAGATTCCTTTGAATGGTATCAAGAAGTGATTAAGACTAATGGTGAAGATTTAGGTGAAGAATAA
- a CDS encoding PTS sugar transporter subunit IIC — MNDFINNKILPPIMKFVNTKAIVALRDGMLFGLPFIMIGSVFLLLSALPVPSWAAWMLKVGLTPYWTQAYNASMGVMAIFAVIGIAYSWVKNDGFDPLPAGLTSLVSFFVVIRPSTAVMNGTKTVIAAGKAPQLLGGFIDRTWLGGQGMIAAIIIGLITGWAYTYFVRNKITIKLPEQVPPAVAGSFTALVPAAAIVTGWLIVYMGFDASAHVTMVEWIYKVIQTPLQGITDSFGGVIIIALLVPFFWFFGVHGAVIVGGIMGPILGANALQNAAIYKAHGVVTAANGGHIFTQSLMDQFGTVTGSGMTLGLVVFMAFFAKSVQMKSIGRLAFLPGIFNINEPVLFGVPVVLNPLMVIPFMIMPMFSMGSTYLLIKLGVLPYLTGVQVPWTTPPILSGFLVGGWKIMIWQALMIILSFFVYFFFARAQDQILYKAEQEAGNAEHAKEAEAAASNENATV, encoded by the coding sequence ATGAATGATTTCATTAATAACAAGATTTTACCTCCTATTATGAAGTTCGTTAATACAAAAGCGATTGTTGCATTACGTGATGGTATGCTTTTTGGATTACCGTTCATCATGATTGGTTCGGTGTTCTTGCTTTTGAGTGCGTTGCCCGTGCCTTCATGGGCAGCATGGATGTTAAAAGTGGGATTAACTCCTTATTGGACGCAAGCATATAATGCTTCAATGGGTGTTATGGCTATTTTTGCAGTAATTGGAATTGCCTATAGTTGGGTAAAGAATGATGGATTTGATCCGTTACCAGCTGGATTAACATCATTGGTAAGTTTCTTTGTTGTAATCCGCCCTTCAACAGCCGTAATGAATGGAACAAAAACCGTTATTGCTGCTGGTAAGGCACCACAACTTTTAGGTGGTTTTATTGACCGTACTTGGCTCGGTGGGCAAGGTATGATTGCTGCCATCATTATTGGCTTAATTACTGGTTGGGCTTACACATACTTTGTTCGTAATAAGATTACTATCAAACTTCCTGAACAAGTTCCTCCTGCAGTTGCGGGTTCATTTACGGCTCTTGTACCAGCGGCTGCAATTGTAACCGGTTGGTTAATTGTTTACATGGGATTTGATGCAAGTGCTCATGTCACAATGGTTGAATGGATCTACAAAGTTATTCAAACACCATTACAAGGTATAACAGATTCATTTGGTGGAGTTATTATTATTGCACTCTTGGTACCATTCTTCTGGTTCTTCGGTGTTCACGGTGCTGTTATTGTCGGCGGTATCATGGGACCTATCTTAGGTGCTAATGCACTTCAAAATGCTGCAATTTATAAAGCACATGGTGTTGTAACTGCTGCAAATGGTGGACATATCTTTACACAATCATTAATGGATCAATTTGGTACTGTCACTGGATCAGGTATGACACTTGGATTAGTTGTATTTATGGCATTCTTTGCTAAGTCGGTTCAAATGAAGAGTATTGGTCGATTGGCATTTTTACCAGGAATATTTAACATTAATGAACCAGTCTTGTTTGGAGTTCCTGTGGTTTTGAATCCACTGATGGTTATTCCATTTATGATTATGCCAATGTTTTCAATGGGTTCAACATATTTACTCATAAAGTTGGGTGTTCTACCTTATCTAACAGGTGTTCAAGTTCCTTGGACAACTCCGCCTATCCTTTCAGGGTTCTTAGTAGGTGGATGGAAGATAATGATTTGGCAGGCTTTAATGATTATTCTTTCATTCTTTGTATACTTCTTCTTTGCTCGTGCACAAGACCAAATCTTGTACAAGGCAGAACAAGAAGCTGGGAATGCAGAACATGCTAAAGAAGCAGAAGCTGCTGCATCAAACGAAAATGCTACTGTTTAA
- a CDS encoding DUF805 domain-containing protein, which produces MIEIYQEFWRNIFTWNATATRAQYWWPVLINAVVLFLVSAATGQVNQLKSILLSQGTVLTNNISTGSVVFSIFMLLYYVATFTLTARRLHDVNRSNWWIILEFIPVVGYIVIFIFTVLPSNPNSRWTRNQSEF; this is translated from the coding sequence ATGATTGAGATATATCAAGAGTTTTGGCGAAACATATTTACATGGAATGCCACTGCAACGAGGGCGCAGTATTGGTGGCCAGTCTTAATTAATGCAGTTGTTTTATTTTTAGTGTCTGCTGCAACGGGCCAAGTAAATCAATTAAAGTCAATTCTATTAAGCCAAGGTACGGTTTTAACTAATAATATATCAACGGGTTCCGTGGTATTTTCAATTTTTATGCTTTTATATTATGTTGCTACTTTTACTTTAACGGCGCGACGCTTGCATGATGTGAATCGGAGTAACTGGTGGATTATTTTGGAATTTATTCCTGTAGTTGGCTACATAGTGATATTTATATTTACAGTTTTACCAAGTAATCCGAATAGTCGTTGGACAAGAAATCAGTCAGAGTTTTAA
- a CDS encoding YhgE/Pip domain-containing protein, whose translation MIRKEWKFIGHNRLILMSVLAIIFIPFLYSIFFLKSVWDPYGDTKNLPVAVVNEDQSVKYQGKTFDVGNQMIKNLKHNKQLGWHFVSKDKAMEGMKDKKYYTIVTIPKNFSKNASTVTSSDPKQMQIKYKTNDSLNYIGKVISEVGTDKLLSQVRASVTKAYATTMFDTIKSTGKDVKKAADGATKLSDGAFKLDDGLKQYTAGVSKLHNGIATMAVQVQPLQAGVAQLASGSGQLANGLDTLNGKTGQLAGGVNQLANGASQLAGGSSKVTNGLGTAQSSAAKLANGASQVAGGSGQVTAGLGVLNGKAGTLASGVNQLSSGASQVATGSDAVTKGLEQLQNKSNAIVTGITKLSNGSIQLKVKTAQYVDGVYKVNDGIQLINGKTGSLIGGVTQLSAGAAELNNGVHEYTAGVAKAGAGSNNLAAGLKELKEQTDPLQDGTAALNNGAKAINNGLSQLTEPSQTLTAGLNNLYNSLGDSKTASEVKQLQDQMGSISTQLSDLAKSTGGDVSTSDLSSQLATIKSEASDLTTTKTTTSSTPTTSKAAISQAEINSKIDAAGLSAEDAQKAKAALAGVADSTSSSATQASNTSTTVDQSKLSQLQNDISTAQGEVDKIGSISKQQSDLNQKLNSLSQQLSSVQNGVGSMGSQNTELAETVKELSAGSQKITSSIQQLAAGSNTLSTQINDFSGKASALTTGVTSAVDGANALAVGTNALNQNSNKINTGAAQLNTGLSQMQSQMPELQSGMSQIAQGGSQLSNNGPVLNGGASDLSNGLGQMQSQMPQFVGGVQLLTGGSSKVTNGAQQVSGGLSQMQGQMPQLTAGVQKLYNGSSQVTNGANQVSSGNSALSSGLGQLYSGSSQVTSGAQRLDAGLAQMQSQIPALVSGVSQLDNGAHQLNGGIQTLNSKVPALVSGVNQLNDGAAQLDSKSGEIEDGANQLAKGNSELGTKLEAGAEKVDGQHLDNANANMFAAPTKLSHSSYSYVPNYGHALAPYVLSLALYVGAIVFNFAYPIRKIAERGKSATQWFLSKVSVGTAVAVAMAIIEATIMMWAGIHPDHVGQYYVTSIMIALASMYIVMFLSMAFDNPGRFIAMILLMLQLGGSGGTFPMQITNGFYNAIHPFLPLTYSIMSFREAISSGLGSVTFTQSMAALAGFSILALGLLWISMVMLQNKHMQGKSQLDNNQELQAVEK comes from the coding sequence ATGATTCGTAAAGAGTGGAAGTTTATTGGGCATAACAGATTGATTTTAATGTCCGTTTTAGCTATTATTTTTATTCCTTTCCTATATAGTATTTTCTTTCTAAAATCAGTCTGGGATCCATATGGGGATACCAAAAATTTACCAGTGGCGGTTGTTAATGAAGATCAATCGGTTAAATATCAGGGGAAGACCTTTGATGTCGGTAATCAGATGATCAAGAATTTGAAGCACAACAAGCAACTTGGGTGGCATTTTGTATCAAAAGATAAAGCAATGGAAGGTATGAAGGACAAGAAGTATTACACGATTGTCACGATTCCTAAAAACTTTTCTAAAAATGCCTCAACGGTAACTTCATCTGATCCAAAACAGATGCAAATTAAATATAAAACAAATGATTCGTTAAACTATATTGGTAAAGTTATCAGTGAAGTTGGAACAGATAAACTATTGTCACAGGTTCGGGCTAGTGTAACTAAGGCATATGCAACAACAATGTTTGACACTATCAAGTCGACTGGTAAGGACGTAAAGAAGGCAGCAGACGGTGCTACAAAACTATCAGATGGTGCGTTTAAACTTGATGATGGCTTGAAACAGTATACAGCGGGCGTTTCTAAGCTACATAACGGAATCGCAACAATGGCGGTTCAAGTTCAACCTTTGCAGGCTGGTGTTGCACAGTTAGCGAGTGGCTCAGGTCAACTTGCTAATGGACTTGACACTTTGAATGGAAAAACTGGTCAATTAGCGGGCGGAGTAAACCAACTTGCTAATGGAGCCTCACAGTTGGCAGGTGGCTCAAGTAAAGTAACCAATGGATTAGGCACTGCCCAAAGTAGTGCTGCCAAGTTAGCAAATGGAGCCTCACAAGTAGCGGGCGGTTCTGGACAAGTCACCGCAGGATTAGGTGTGCTTAATGGAAAAGCAGGTACATTGGCTAGTGGGGTAAATCAATTGTCCAGTGGCGCTTCGCAAGTGGCTACCGGGTCGGACGCGGTTACAAAAGGATTAGAACAGTTACAGAATAAATCCAATGCAATTGTAACCGGAATCACTAAACTATCAAACGGTTCAATTCAATTAAAAGTTAAGACTGCCCAATACGTTGACGGTGTTTACAAAGTAAACGATGGTATTCAACTTATTAATGGAAAAACTGGTTCGTTAATTGGTGGTGTAACACAATTGTCTGCTGGCGCTGCTGAGTTAAATAATGGAGTGCACGAATACACAGCTGGAGTTGCCAAGGCAGGAGCGGGTAGTAATAATTTAGCTGCTGGGCTAAAAGAGTTAAAAGAACAAACAGATCCGCTACAAGATGGTACTGCTGCATTAAATAACGGTGCAAAGGCTATTAATAATGGTTTGAGTCAGTTGACAGAACCTAGTCAAACCCTGACTGCTGGATTAAATAATTTATATAACTCGCTTGGTGATTCCAAGACAGCTAGTGAGGTAAAGCAGTTACAGGATCAAATGGGAAGTATTAGCACTCAATTATCTGATTTAGCTAAATCAACTGGTGGAGATGTAAGTACTAGTGATTTATCTTCACAATTGGCGACAATAAAGAGTGAAGCCAGTGATCTAACTACAACTAAAACGACAACTTCTTCTACACCAACAACAAGTAAAGCTGCAATTAGCCAAGCTGAAATTAACAGTAAAATTGATGCGGCTGGGTTAAGTGCTGAAGATGCTCAAAAGGCGAAAGCTGCATTAGCCGGAGTGGCTGACAGCACATCTTCCTCCGCAACACAGGCAAGCAATACTTCAACGACTGTTGATCAAAGCAAGCTGAGTCAGTTACAGAACGATATCTCAACGGCTCAAGGTGAAGTTGATAAAATAGGATCAATCTCAAAACAGCAATCAGATTTAAATCAAAAGCTAAATAGCTTGAGTCAACAATTAAGTTCCGTACAAAATGGTGTTGGTAGCATGGGATCACAAAATACTGAGCTAGCAGAGACTGTAAAAGAATTATCGGCAGGTTCTCAAAAAATTACAAGTAGTATTCAGCAACTTGCGGCAGGTTCGAACACGTTATCTACCCAAATTAATGATTTTTCCGGGAAGGCATCTGCGCTGACAACTGGAGTTACTTCGGCAGTGGATGGGGCTAATGCTTTGGCCGTTGGAACTAATGCACTGAACCAAAACTCCAATAAAATTAATACAGGTGCCGCTCAATTAAATACGGGATTGTCACAGATGCAATCACAAATGCCTGAATTACAAAGTGGTATGAGTCAAATTGCCCAGGGTGGAAGTCAGTTATCTAATAACGGCCCTGTTTTGAATGGTGGAGCAAGTGATTTGTCTAACGGTTTAGGCCAAATGCAATCACAAATGCCACAATTCGTTGGTGGAGTCCAACTATTAACGGGTGGTTCATCTAAAGTAACTAACGGAGCTCAACAAGTGAGTGGTGGTTTAAGCCAAATGCAGGGCCAAATGCCACAATTGACGGCTGGAGTTCAAAAACTTTATAACGGTTCTTCACAAGTAACCAATGGTGCTAACCAAGTAAGTAGTGGAAACAGTGCCTTAAGCTCAGGACTTGGACAACTCTATAGTGGCTCTTCACAGGTAACTAGTGGTGCGCAACGATTGGATGCTGGTTTGGCACAAATGCAATCGCAAATTCCAGCATTAGTTTCTGGAGTAAGCCAGCTAGATAATGGAGCACATCAACTTAACGGTGGAATTCAAACCTTAAACAGCAAGGTGCCGGCACTAGTATCTGGGGTAAACCAACTTAATGATGGTGCAGCTCAACTTGATTCTAAGTCTGGCGAAATTGAAGATGGTGCCAATCAGCTTGCTAAGGGAAATAGCGAACTTGGTACAAAACTTGAAGCGGGTGCAGAAAAAGTTGACGGACAGCATTTGGATAATGCAAATGCTAATATGTTTGCAGCACCTACTAAGTTAAGTCATAGTAGTTATAGTTACGTTCCAAATTATGGGCATGCATTAGCGCCTTATGTCTTGTCATTAGCGCTTTACGTAGGAGCAATCGTCTTCAACTTTGCATATCCTATTCGTAAGATTGCAGAACGTGGTAAATCCGCTACACAATGGTTCTTGAGTAAAGTATCAGTTGGTACGGCCGTTGCTGTTGCGATGGCAATTATTGAAGCAACTATTATGATGTGGGCTGGAATTCACCCAGATCATGTTGGCCAATATTACGTTACATCGATTATGATTGCGTTAGCATCAATGTATATAGTCATGTTCTTATCAATGGCGTTTGATAATCCTGGGCGCTTTATTGCGATGATTCTGTTAATGTTGCAACTTGGTGGTTCAGGTGGTACGTTCCCAATGCAAATTACCAATGGTTTCTATAATGCTATTCATCCATTCTTGCCGTTAACTTACTCAATCATGTCATTCCGTGAAGCAATTTCTTCAGGTCTTGGTTCAGTAACGTTCACACAATCAATGGCGGCCTTAGCTGGTTTCTCGATATTAGCATTAGGATTACTTTGGATTAGTATGGTAATGTTGCAGAATAAGCATATGCAGGGTAAGTCACAACTTGATAATAACCAAGAACTACAGGCAGTAGAAAAATAA
- a CDS encoding ArsR/SmtB family transcription factor codes for MDTDSKTAVLTEFKKNIPLLDVLSDERRQQMIIFLGESDEGLTVGELTNMMNLSQPAISHHLKQLKDLSLVSVERRGTSNIYRLTIGDALDQVQRLINVLREDKKLTRE; via the coding sequence ATGGATACAGATAGTAAGACTGCTGTGTTAACGGAGTTTAAAAAAAATATTCCGTTATTAGATGTGTTATCCGATGAGCGTCGCCAACAGATGATAATTTTCTTAGGCGAAAGTGACGAAGGGTTAACGGTTGGAGAACTGACAAATATGATGAATCTTTCGCAACCAGCCATTTCCCATCACCTCAAACAGCTTAAGGACTTAAGTTTAGTATCAGTTGAACGACGCGGGACAAGTAATATTTATCGTTTGACAATTGGGGATGCGTTGGATCAAGTGCAACGTTTGATCAATGTACTTCGGGAAGACAAAAAATTAACAAGGGAGTAG
- a CDS encoding DegV family protein, translating into MDNKIAILVDSCSDVPAAIMEKDYIEMIPMEVYFGQESLRDRVDIEPDEFYERLKKANKLPSTSSPTGESIHSAFQSLIDRGYNQIIAICISSALSGTAQQVSIISEEFPDIITNVINTKNIGIGSGLTAVYASQLIDNGINFEELITELERSALKTKVFFYVPTLDYLIAGGRIGRVSGMVGSILKIKPIISCDSDGVYYPVAKARSEKSAISKIKRTISELIGESKNYNLAVVHGSNPTLMENVYEEFKESFDGFKNIFKGDISPALGVHTGPGLIGVGVQVLD; encoded by the coding sequence ATGGATAATAAAATAGCTATACTTGTAGATTCGTGTTCGGATGTACCAGCAGCGATAATGGAAAAAGATTATATAGAAATGATTCCAATGGAAGTTTACTTTGGACAAGAAAGTTTACGAGATCGTGTGGACATTGAACCAGATGAATTCTATGAACGTTTAAAAAAAGCGAATAAGTTGCCTTCAACTTCGAGTCCCACGGGAGAAAGTATCCACAGTGCATTTCAAAGCTTGATTGATCGCGGATATAATCAAATTATTGCAATCTGTATATCCAGTGCATTATCTGGCACGGCACAGCAGGTTTCAATTATTTCTGAAGAATTCCCTGATATAATTACTAATGTTATTAACACTAAAAACATTGGAATTGGAAGCGGACTTACAGCTGTTTATGCTTCACAATTGATTGACAATGGAATAAATTTTGAAGAATTAATCACTGAGCTTGAAAGGTCGGCACTGAAAACGAAGGTGTTTTTCTATGTACCAACACTTGATTATTTAATTGCAGGTGGCAGGATAGGCCGTGTTTCTGGAATGGTTGGATCAATTCTAAAAATCAAACCAATTATCTCTTGTGATTCTGATGGTGTTTATTATCCAGTAGCAAAGGCTCGTAGTGAAAAATCTGCAATTTCGAAAATTAAAAGAACAATAAGTGAATTAATTGGAGAATCTAAAAATTATAATTTAGCAGTAGTTCACGGTAGCAACCCAACTTTAATGGAAAATGTGTATGAAGAATTCAAAGAGAGCTTTGATGGCTTTAAGAATATATTTAAAGGAGACATTTCGCCTGCTTTGGGAGTTCATACAGGTCCAGGCTTAATTGGGGTCGGGGTTCAGGTACTGGATTAG
- a CDS encoding HIT family protein — protein MGKKVGCVFCEKNSQEYLLENDLAVAFWDIHPMTKGHLLIIPKDHEETFFDLSDQQKRAMDKLLVEAKKMLDEMYHPAGYNIFVHVGKRAGQKVMHAHWHLVPAY, from the coding sequence GTGGGTAAAAAAGTTGGGTGCGTTTTTTGTGAAAAAAACTCACAAGAATATTTATTGGAAAATGATTTAGCAGTGGCGTTTTGGGATATTCATCCGATGACAAAAGGACACTTATTAATAATACCGAAGGATCATGAAGAAACGTTTTTTGATTTATCGGACCAACAAAAGAGAGCGATGGATAAATTATTAGTAGAAGCCAAAAAAATGCTGGATGAAATGTATCATCCAGCTGGATATAACATTTTTGTACATGTTGGAAAGCGCGCTGGACAAAAGGTAATGCACGCACATTGGCATTTAGTTCCGGCGTATTAA
- a CDS encoding TetR/AcrR family transcriptional regulator codes for MKQKRDLSSEKIIQATIKIIEKRGAEAATFRNIADVLECKTQALYFYFKNNRDLLIGVAQTYFKEMNAEIGRSCVGLIGDEAIIELALTIKDFSLKHKNVGVAVFRIPKITEDPETELIFKEISNTLKKYIGDFVKDEREILVIARGVRDLILGEVINESVGWFKNPMITQDDSFTWNLRQIMNVN; via the coding sequence TTGAAGCAAAAGCGAGATCTATCATCAGAAAAAATAATTCAAGCAACGATTAAAATAATTGAGAAAAGGGGAGCAGAAGCCGCAACCTTTCGGAACATTGCAGACGTTTTAGAGTGTAAAACGCAGGCGCTATATTTTTATTTTAAAAATAATCGCGACTTGTTGATTGGGGTTGCCCAAACTTATTTTAAGGAAATGAATGCAGAAATAGGGCGAAGTTGTGTGGGATTAATTGGCGATGAAGCGATTATTGAATTAGCTTTGACGATTAAAGATTTTTCGCTTAAGCACAAGAATGTTGGTGTGGCAGTCTTCAGGATACCTAAGATTACTGAAGATCCAGAAACAGAGCTGATTTTTAAAGAAATTTCCAATACTTTAAAAAAATATATCGGAGATTTCGTTAAAGACGAACGAGAAATATTAGTTATCGCTAGAGGGGTTCGAGATCTAATTCTTGGTGAAGTAATTAATGAGAGTGTTGGCTGGTTTAAGAATCCGATGATCACGCAAGATGATAGTTTCACGTGGAACCTAAGGCAGATCATGAATGTAAATTAA
- a CDS encoding YbhB/YbcL family Raf kinase inhibitor-like protein, whose translation MNVTTTFNNNIIPDQFGMNTDTQNLTNGINQHSFPFNISNLGSETHYLAWTLIDYDTIPLIGFAWIHWQLANYPVTYDEVQIEADLSLKVDYPQGKNSLISIIQRIRKPLWKLKSTHENLESHYQGPRPRSGIHHYRLTVYGLRHPLVIQKGFYQSDLMNQLDTSVVTESVSKNLLYERK comes from the coding sequence ATGAACGTAACTACAACATTTAATAACAATATTATACCTGATCAATTCGGCATGAATACGGATACTCAAAATCTCACAAATGGTATAAACCAACATTCATTTCCATTTAATATTTCAAACTTAGGTTCTGAAACACACTATTTAGCTTGGACATTGATTGATTACGACACTATTCCATTAATTGGCTTTGCTTGGATCCATTGGCAACTCGCCAACTATCCTGTTACTTACGATGAAGTTCAAATTGAAGCGGATTTAAGTTTAAAAGTGGATTATCCTCAAGGAAAAAACAGTCTTATTTCCATTATTCAACGAATTCGCAAACCTCTTTGGAAGTTAAAATCAACTCACGAAAATTTAGAATCGCACTATCAAGGTCCCAGACCCCGTTCTGGAATTCATCACTACCGTTTAACAGTTTACGGTTTACGACATCCACTTGTCATTCAAAAGGGGTTTTACCAATCTGATTTAATGAATCAACTTGACACAAGCGTTGTAACCGAATCAGTATCTAAAAACTTACTCTATGAAAGAAAGTGA
- a CDS encoding sulfite exporter TauE/SafE family protein, which produces MSQILLILIGFLVGFIVIAMGGGGAAIYLGILTSGFGLSAVSAAATSLFTAIPALIVGAYSQYRSGNINFKIGNRMLLSALPATIVGSLISHYIPANIYTWIVALILILLGAQVLWQTHSSKNDETQDRSSSTGKAIFFGILSGLMVGIAGLSGGGPIVAGLLLMGLDMIQAAATSAYVLVFNTLVGLLFHMSAGNINWNFGIYLMIGSVIGAAFTPFLLKKMSTPGRTNSILRPLMGIILIFMGAKMLF; this is translated from the coding sequence ATGTCTCAAATTCTTTTAATTCTAATTGGCTTTCTCGTTGGTTTTATCGTAATTGCAATGGGAGGTGGCGGTGCCGCTATATATCTTGGTATCCTAACCAGTGGATTTGGACTTTCCGCAGTTTCTGCTGCCGCAACCTCATTATTTACTGCTATTCCAGCTTTAATTGTAGGTGCTTACAGTCAATATCGATCCGGTAATATTAACTTTAAAATTGGTAATCGTATGCTACTGTCCGCACTTCCCGCCACAATTGTTGGTTCACTAATTTCACACTACATCCCTGCGAATATTTATACTTGGATTGTGGCACTTATTTTAATACTATTAGGCGCCCAAGTTTTATGGCAAACACATTCGTCTAAAAATGATGAAACACAGGATAGGTCCTCTTCAACTGGCAAAGCAATTTTCTTTGGTATTTTAAGCGGCTTAATGGTTGGTATTGCCGGATTAAGTGGTGGAGGACCGATTGTAGCTGGTCTTTTACTAATGGGGTTAGATATGATTCAGGCGGCCGCAACTTCTGCATATGTTTTAGTTTTTAATACCTTAGTAGGGTTACTGTTTCATATGTCAGCGGGAAATATTAATTGGAACTTTGGAATTTACTTAATGATCGGTTCTGTTATTGGCGCAGCGTTTACACCTTTTCTATTAAAGAAAATGAGTACTCCTGGAAGAACTAATAGTATTTTACGTCCTCTTATGGGAATTATATTAATCTTCATGGGAGCCAAAATGTTATTCTAA
- a CDS encoding nuclear transport factor 2 family protein gives MAEQLPTAIQKFIDTTNNADSEGFVSVFTTDGSINDWGNEYDGTDRIARWNQTDNIGKQSHFELVNFKDQGANKWLVNLKVTGNGFNGTSPFTFEIEGAKIKSMVISPD, from the coding sequence ATGGCTGAACAATTACCAACTGCAATTCAAAAGTTTATTGATACAACTAATAATGCTGATTCAGAGGGATTTGTGTCAGTATTTACGACTGATGGTTCAATCAATGATTGGGGAAACGAGTATGACGGAACTGATAGAATTGCTCGTTGGAACCAAACTGATAACATTGGAAAACAATCCCACTTTGAATTAGTTAATTTTAAAGATCAAGGTGCTAATAAATGGCTTGTAAATTTGAAGGTTACGGGGAATGGGTTTAACGGAACGAGTCCATTTACATTTGAAATTGAAGGCGCAAAGATTAAATCAATGGTGATTTCACCAGATTAA